Proteins from one Syntrophorhabdaceae bacterium genomic window:
- a CDS encoding (Fe-S)-binding protein: MEAGWSDKIIELAGHKKTELSVCLGCKICASVCTVNDLEQNVNPQELLVDLFFGKGINVDHPLVRYCTNCYRCASACPWQIRIPEVVRAVKESLGIESRFEKAFKKCINIWGRVYEPFVVILAAPDLLKGGYIKYMPKWLGYAGLHFPHKVKRLNRSGSLKDSEGR, encoded by the coding sequence ATGGAAGCAGGCTGGTCCGATAAGATAATAGAGCTAGCAGGGCACAAGAAGACGGAACTTTCCGTCTGTCTCGGATGCAAGATCTGTGCGTCCGTATGTACAGTGAATGATCTCGAGCAGAACGTTAATCCACAGGAACTGCTGGTGGACCTGTTTTTTGGGAAAGGGATAAACGTGGATCATCCTCTCGTGCGTTACTGCACAAACTGCTATCGTTGCGCAAGTGCCTGTCCCTGGCAGATCAGGATACCTGAAGTGGTCCGGGCGGTCAAGGAATCGCTCGGGATTGAATCCAGGTTCGAGAAGGCATTCAAGAAGTGTATCAACATCTGGGGCAGGGTATATGAGCCCTTTGTGGTCATATTGGCTGCGCCCGACCTTTTAAAGGGCGGTTACATAAAGTACATGCCGAAATGGTTAGGATACGCGGGATTGCATTTCCCTCATAAAGTTAAACGTTTAAACCGTTCGGGTAGTCTGAAGGACTCGGAGGGCAGATAG
- a CDS encoding hydrogenase iron-sulfur subunit produces the protein MAEDAKKTNPEIVGFACSFCTFKASEMAGSLRMKYPDGVKVIQVPCSSRVDPAFVIKSILEGADGAFVAGCHPGDCHFIKGNYFTRRKIAALKDMFDAFSMKDKVRLFWVSAAEARRFVEKVTGMYNDIKEKKNAGKTN, from the coding sequence ATGGCTGAAGACGCAAAGAAGACAAACCCCGAGATAGTAGGATTTGCATGCTCATTTTGTACGTTCAAGGCCTCAGAGATGGCAGGAAGTTTGAGGATGAAATACCCGGACGGCGTAAAGGTAATCCAGGTGCCCTGTTCGAGCAGGGTCGACCCGGCCTTTGTGATCAAGTCAATCCTTGAAGGCGCCGATGGCGCCTTTGTGGCCGGATGCCATCCCGGTGACTGTCACTTTATTAAGGGAAACTACTTTACAAGAAGGAAGATAGCCGCCTTGAAGGATATGTTTGACGCTTTTTCGATGAAAGACAAAGTGAGGCTCTTCTGGGTAAGCGCGGCTGAGGCGAGACGATTTGTAGAAAAGGTTACAGGTATGTACAACGACATAAAGGAAAAGAAAAATGCAGGGAAAACAAATTAA
- a CDS encoding 4Fe-4S dicluster domain-containing protein translates to MQGKQIKSGAVESALNQFLQDERHLVFGFEKSDDGVNHKIFQKKLKNLSLFNPTFGANGALYLRRLFSKASQIVLLLRPCEIRAYTELTKLTQIERESVTAVSMDCFGARSLKDETEGIPVEMDGIRDYFKNPEKMRWACKVCRERRGVMGDAGLRIDAKGEFWVVPYTKKGEALVLLFEGELRDVPKDMLIGESPKAEKFQTDMANFAKDFSKCIMCKNCRDMCPVCYCIDCVFNGDEYLPKGDALLNKIFRTGALGMPQGKDMFHLIRMYHVSQTCVACGACEEACPQGIALTKYFKGISERLQGLFSYMSGRSFDEEIPYVSFVEDELKEWED, encoded by the coding sequence ATGCAGGGAAAACAAATTAAGAGCGGCGCCGTAGAGAGCGCACTCAATCAGTTCTTGCAGGACGAGCGCCACCTGGTATTTGGGTTTGAAAAGAGCGATGATGGTGTGAACCACAAGATATTCCAGAAGAAACTTAAGAATTTGTCTCTCTTCAATCCAACCTTTGGGGCCAATGGCGCGCTTTACCTCAGGCGTCTCTTCTCAAAGGCGTCACAAATTGTCCTCCTCCTGCGACCGTGCGAGATAAGGGCCTATACTGAACTGACGAAACTCACCCAAATTGAACGCGAGTCTGTGACCGCTGTTTCAATGGACTGTTTCGGTGCCCGTTCCCTAAAGGATGAGACCGAGGGGATACCGGTGGAAATGGACGGGATAAGGGATTACTTCAAAAATCCCGAGAAGATGCGTTGGGCGTGCAAAGTCTGCAGAGAAAGAAGAGGCGTCATGGGCGACGCAGGCTTGAGAATAGATGCGAAGGGCGAGTTCTGGGTGGTGCCCTACACTAAGAAAGGCGAGGCGCTTGTCTTACTCTTTGAAGGTGAACTCAGGGATGTCCCTAAAGATATGCTAATCGGCGAGAGCCCGAAGGCGGAGAAATTTCAGACCGATATGGCAAATTTCGCAAAGGACTTTTCGAAGTGCATTATGTGCAAGAACTGTCGCGATATGTGCCCGGTCTGCTACTGTATTGATTGCGTGTTTAACGGCGACGAATATCTTCCCAAGGGCGACGCGCTTCTCAATAAGATATTTCGTACGGGTGCGTTAGGCATGCCGCAGGGCAAAGACATGTTCCACCTGATCAGGATGTATCATGTGTCGCAGACCTGTGTGGCCTGCGGCGCATGTGAAGAGGCCTGTCCGCAGGGGATCGCCCTGACGAAGTATTTCAAGGGTATATCAGAGCGCCTCCAGGGCCTCTTTTCCTACATGTCGGGCAGGAGTTTTGATGAAGAGATACCTTACGTAAGCTTTGTTGAGGATGAGTTAAAGGAGTGGGAAGATTAG